One part of the Pseudoliparis swirei isolate HS2019 ecotype Mariana Trench chromosome 6, NWPU_hadal_v1, whole genome shotgun sequence genome encodes these proteins:
- the ddx11 gene encoding ATP-dependent DNA helicase DDX11 isoform X5 produces MSAGGFTNMENGRAQFPFPYQPYDIQEQFMQALYKTLDQGKVGIFESPTGTGKSLSLICGALSWLTDHEEKSRQKTAALLHEGEASLSTSSAPSSSAEPDWITDFVHKKAERDLVSKLKEEELKRKTREEKLEMIRNNVQLKYAMKRKSCEEEEAFKLLHLSKEEETEAQGDQEDEELVIAEYESDDESKTRSRFRGAEDDTDDELVEEHVNKIYYCSRTHSQLAQFVHEVQKSPFSKNISLVTLGSRQNLCINEEVLRLGSIQRINDRCVEMQKNKHAKPHHEEGAKRKRGPAKAVCPYHKAPALQQMRDSVLGTVHDIEQMLKLGRETHACPYYATRLAVPSAQLVVLPYQMLLHEATRRAAGVQLKGQVVIIDEAHNLSDTLSSIHSAEITGAQLCRAHSQLTQYADRYKSRLKAKNLMYIKQILFVIEGLVRVLGGKVGQNPQSQMTQTETELHTINNFLFKAQIDNINLFKLQRYFEKSMISRKLVGFVEKYAGSGVSLHTPSSSNKENRRTEGLTRYLQTLQSTQVNAPVSSAGQQGSEAEKVLSTSPMMQVEVFFMALTNSNTDGRVLVHRQGTLSEGSVKFLLLNPAVHFAEVLKQCRAVIIAGGTMQPFSDFKQELLFSAGVGEERITEFSCGHVIPPENILPLVLCSGPSGQELDYTFQNRDSPRMMDETGRILSNICNVVPGGVVCFFPSYEYSRRIVSHWEASGALTRLANKKKIFQEPKKANQVEQVLSEFSRCIQRCAVDAGGLTGALLFCVVGGKMSEGINFSDDLGRCVVMVGMPYPNIKSPELQEKMSYLDKHLPHSGGRSPGQALIENLCMKAVNQSIGRAIRHRGDYSAIVMCDRRYARPATLSKLPTWIKSRTSTHTTFGTAFAALRKFFLEKKKQQV; encoded by the exons ATGTCTGCGG GGGGGTTCACGAACATGGAGAATGGCAGGGCCCAGTTTCCATTTCCCTACCAGCCCTATGACATCCAGGAGCAGTTCATGCAGGCACTGTACAAGACACTTGACCAGGGCAAAGTGGGAATCTTTGAAAGTCCGACTGGAacg GGCAAGTCTCTGAGTCTAATATGTGGAGCGCTGAGCTGGCTCACAGACCATGAGGAGAAGAGCAGGCAGAAGACAGCTGCTCTGCTGCATGAAGGAGAAGCATCTCTCTCCACGTCCTCTGCCCCGAGCTCCTCAGCAGAGCCGGACTGGATCACTGATTTTGTTCACAAGAAGGCAGAACGTGACTTGGTGTCAAAGTTGAAG GAAGAAGAATTGAAAAGAAAGACGAGAGAAGAAAAATTAGAAATGATCAGAAACAATGTTCAACTTAAGTatgcaatgaaaagaaaa agctgtgaagaggaagaagcatTCAAATTGCTCCACCTCAGCAAAGAGGAAGAGACCGAGGCACAAGGCGATCAAGAAGACGAGGAGCTTGTCATTGCAGAATATGAGAGTGACGATGAGtcaaagaccaggagcag GTTTCGTGGGGCTGAGGATGACACTGACGACGAGCTGGTTGAAGAACATGTAAATAAG ATTTACTACTGCAGTCGCACACACTCCCAGTTGGCCCAATTTGTCCATGAGGTTCAAAAGAGCCCCTTCAGCAAGAACATCAGTCTGGTCACACTGGGCTCACGGCAG AATCTGTGTATCAACGAAGAGGTGCTTCGCCTGGGCAGCATCCAGCGCATTAACGACCGCTGCGTGGAGATGCAGAAGAACAAACATG CGAAGCCACATCATGAAGAAGGTGCTAAACGCAAGCGAGGCCCAGCAAAGGCCGTGTGTCCCTATCATAAAGCGCCAGCACTGCAGCAGATGAGGGACAGCGTTCTGGGGACAGTCCACGATATTGAGCAGATGCTGAAGCTGGGAAGGGAAACACATGCATGTCCATACTACGCCACTCGCCTCGCTGTTCCCTCTGCACAG TTGGTGGTGTTGCCCTATCAGATGTTGCTGCATGAGGCCACAAGGAGGGCAGCAGGGGTCCAGCTAAAGGGACAG GTGGTGATCATAGATGAAGCTCACAATCTTAGTGACACACTCTCCAGTATACACAGCGCAGAGATCACTGGAGCACAG CTTTGCCGTGCCCACTCACAGCTCACCCAGTATGCAGACCGCTATAA GAGCAGACTGAAGGCAAAGAACCTGATGTACATCAAACAGATTCTGTTTGTGATTGAAGGGCTTGTCCGGGTGCTGGGAG GTAAAGTGGGGCAGAATCCACAGAGTCAGATGACACAAACAG AAACCGAACTGCACACCATCAACAACTTCCTCTTTAAGGCTCAGATCGACAATATCAACTTGTTTAAG TTACAGAGATACTTTGAGAAGAGCATGATTAGCAGAAAA CTGGTGGGCTTTGTGGAGAAGTACGCAGGATCAGGTGTGAGTCTGCACACTCCGAGCAGCTCTAACAAGGAGAACCGGCGCACAGAGGGCCTAACCCGATACCTTCAAACACTGCAGAGCACCCAGGTCAATGCGCCAG TTTCCTCAGCGGGCCAGCAGGGGTCAGAAGCAGAGAAAGTTCTGTCTACGTCTCCCATGATGCAAGTGGAGGTTTTCTTCATGGCTCTCACCAACAGCAACACGGATGGCAGAGTATTGGTGCACAGACAAG GTACTCTGTCAGAGGGCAGTGTCAAGTTCCTGCTGTTGAACCCAGCGGTCCACTTCGCCGAGGTGCTGAAGCAGTGCAGAGCAGTTATCATCGCAGGAGGAACCATGCAGCCT TTTTCAGACTTCAAACAAGAGCTGTTGTTTTCTGCCGGAGTGGGAGAGGAGCGCATCACTGAGTTCTCCTGTG GTCATGTAATTCCTCCCGAGAACATTCTTCCCCTCGTCCTGTGCAGCGGTCCCTCCGGTCAGGAGCTGGATTATACTTTCCAAAACAGAGACTCTCCACgcatg ATGGACGAGACGGGGCGCATTCTCTCCAACATCTGTAACGTGGTCCCGGGCGGGGTCGTGTGCTTCTTCCCTTCTTACGAGTACTCGAGGCGCATCGTTTCTCACTGGGAGGCCAGCGGTGCTCTGACCCGTCTGGCTAATAAGAAGAAG ATCTTCCAGGAGCCAAAGAAAGCCAACcaggtggagcaggtgctgAGTGAGTTCTCCCGCTGTATCCAG AGGTGTGCTGTGGACGCTGGCGGGCTCACAGGAGCGTTGCTGTTCTGTGTCGTCGGAGGAAAGATGAGCGAGGGCATCAATTTTTCCGATGACCTTGGCAG gtgtgtagtgatggTGGGAATGCCATATCCCAACATCAAATCCCCAGAGCTGCAGGAAAAGATGTCCTACCTCGATAAACACCTG CCTCACAGTGGAGGGAGGAGCCCTGGCCAAGCCCTTATAGAAAACCTCTGCATGAAGGCTGTCAATCAATCCATCG GAAGAGCTATCCGTCACCGTGGCGACTATTCCGCCATTGTGATGTGTGACCGACGCTACGCTCGACCCGCGACCCTCTCCAAACTACCAACGTGGATAAAAAGCcgcaccagcacacacacaacttttgGCACTGCTTTTGCTGCCTTACGGAAG TTCttcctggagaagaagaagcagcaagtGTAG
- the ddx11 gene encoding ATP-dependent DNA helicase DDX11 isoform X3, producing MSAGGFTNMENGRAQFPFPYQPYDIQEQFMQALYKTLDQGKVGIFESPTGTGKSLSLICGALSWLTDHEEKSRQKTAALLHEGEASLSTSSAPSSSAEPDWITDFVHKKAERDLVSKLKEEELKRKTREEKLEMIRNNVQLKYAMKRKSCEEEEAFKLLHLSKEEETEAQGDQEDEELVIAEYESDDESKTRSRFRGAEDDTDDELVEEHVNKIYYCSRTHSQLAQFVHEVQKSPFSKNISLVTLGSRQNLCINEEVLRLGSIQRINDRCVEMQKNKHAKPHHEEGAKRKRGPAKAVCPYHKAPALQQMRDSVLGTVHDIEQMLKLGRETHACPYYATRLAVPSAQLVVLPYQMLLHEATRRAAGVQLKGQVVIIDEAHNLSDTLSSIHSAEITGAQLCRAHSQLTQYADRYKSRLKAKNLMYIKQILFVIEGLVRVLGGKVGQNPQSQMTQTETELHTINNFLFKAQIDNINLFKLQRYFEKSMISRKLVGFVEKYAGSGVSLHTPSSSNKENRRTEGLTRYLQTLQSTQVNAPVSSAGQQGSEAEKVLSTSPMMQVEVFFMALTNSNTDGRVLVHRQGTLSEGSVKFLLLNPAVHFAEVLKQCRAVIIAGGTMQPFSDFKQELLFSAGVGEERITEFSCGHVIPPENILPLVLCSGPSGQELDYTFQNRDSPRMMDETGRILSNICNVVPGGVVCFFPSYEYSRRIVSHWEASGALTRLANKKKIFQEPKKANQVEQVLSEFSRCIQRCAVDAGGLTGALLFCVVGGKMSEGINFSDDLGRCVVMVGMPYPNIKSPELQEKMSYLDKHLPHSGGRSPGQALIENLCMKAVNQSIGNDAITFTIITDSIVGKIVRSVFICIGLNLPKGRAIRHRGDYSAIVMCDRRYARPATLSKLPTWIKSRTSTHTTFGTAFAALRKFFLEKKKQQV from the exons ATGTCTGCGG GGGGGTTCACGAACATGGAGAATGGCAGGGCCCAGTTTCCATTTCCCTACCAGCCCTATGACATCCAGGAGCAGTTCATGCAGGCACTGTACAAGACACTTGACCAGGGCAAAGTGGGAATCTTTGAAAGTCCGACTGGAacg GGCAAGTCTCTGAGTCTAATATGTGGAGCGCTGAGCTGGCTCACAGACCATGAGGAGAAGAGCAGGCAGAAGACAGCTGCTCTGCTGCATGAAGGAGAAGCATCTCTCTCCACGTCCTCTGCCCCGAGCTCCTCAGCAGAGCCGGACTGGATCACTGATTTTGTTCACAAGAAGGCAGAACGTGACTTGGTGTCAAAGTTGAAG GAAGAAGAATTGAAAAGAAAGACGAGAGAAGAAAAATTAGAAATGATCAGAAACAATGTTCAACTTAAGTatgcaatgaaaagaaaa agctgtgaagaggaagaagcatTCAAATTGCTCCACCTCAGCAAAGAGGAAGAGACCGAGGCACAAGGCGATCAAGAAGACGAGGAGCTTGTCATTGCAGAATATGAGAGTGACGATGAGtcaaagaccaggagcag GTTTCGTGGGGCTGAGGATGACACTGACGACGAGCTGGTTGAAGAACATGTAAATAAG ATTTACTACTGCAGTCGCACACACTCCCAGTTGGCCCAATTTGTCCATGAGGTTCAAAAGAGCCCCTTCAGCAAGAACATCAGTCTGGTCACACTGGGCTCACGGCAG AATCTGTGTATCAACGAAGAGGTGCTTCGCCTGGGCAGCATCCAGCGCATTAACGACCGCTGCGTGGAGATGCAGAAGAACAAACATG CGAAGCCACATCATGAAGAAGGTGCTAAACGCAAGCGAGGCCCAGCAAAGGCCGTGTGTCCCTATCATAAAGCGCCAGCACTGCAGCAGATGAGGGACAGCGTTCTGGGGACAGTCCACGATATTGAGCAGATGCTGAAGCTGGGAAGGGAAACACATGCATGTCCATACTACGCCACTCGCCTCGCTGTTCCCTCTGCACAG TTGGTGGTGTTGCCCTATCAGATGTTGCTGCATGAGGCCACAAGGAGGGCAGCAGGGGTCCAGCTAAAGGGACAG GTGGTGATCATAGATGAAGCTCACAATCTTAGTGACACACTCTCCAGTATACACAGCGCAGAGATCACTGGAGCACAG CTTTGCCGTGCCCACTCACAGCTCACCCAGTATGCAGACCGCTATAA GAGCAGACTGAAGGCAAAGAACCTGATGTACATCAAACAGATTCTGTTTGTGATTGAAGGGCTTGTCCGGGTGCTGGGAG GTAAAGTGGGGCAGAATCCACAGAGTCAGATGACACAAACAG AAACCGAACTGCACACCATCAACAACTTCCTCTTTAAGGCTCAGATCGACAATATCAACTTGTTTAAG TTACAGAGATACTTTGAGAAGAGCATGATTAGCAGAAAA CTGGTGGGCTTTGTGGAGAAGTACGCAGGATCAGGTGTGAGTCTGCACACTCCGAGCAGCTCTAACAAGGAGAACCGGCGCACAGAGGGCCTAACCCGATACCTTCAAACACTGCAGAGCACCCAGGTCAATGCGCCAG TTTCCTCAGCGGGCCAGCAGGGGTCAGAAGCAGAGAAAGTTCTGTCTACGTCTCCCATGATGCAAGTGGAGGTTTTCTTCATGGCTCTCACCAACAGCAACACGGATGGCAGAGTATTGGTGCACAGACAAG GTACTCTGTCAGAGGGCAGTGTCAAGTTCCTGCTGTTGAACCCAGCGGTCCACTTCGCCGAGGTGCTGAAGCAGTGCAGAGCAGTTATCATCGCAGGAGGAACCATGCAGCCT TTTTCAGACTTCAAACAAGAGCTGTTGTTTTCTGCCGGAGTGGGAGAGGAGCGCATCACTGAGTTCTCCTGTG GTCATGTAATTCCTCCCGAGAACATTCTTCCCCTCGTCCTGTGCAGCGGTCCCTCCGGTCAGGAGCTGGATTATACTTTCCAAAACAGAGACTCTCCACgcatg ATGGACGAGACGGGGCGCATTCTCTCCAACATCTGTAACGTGGTCCCGGGCGGGGTCGTGTGCTTCTTCCCTTCTTACGAGTACTCGAGGCGCATCGTTTCTCACTGGGAGGCCAGCGGTGCTCTGACCCGTCTGGCTAATAAGAAGAAG ATCTTCCAGGAGCCAAAGAAAGCCAACcaggtggagcaggtgctgAGTGAGTTCTCCCGCTGTATCCAG AGGTGTGCTGTGGACGCTGGCGGGCTCACAGGAGCGTTGCTGTTCTGTGTCGTCGGAGGAAAGATGAGCGAGGGCATCAATTTTTCCGATGACCTTGGCAG gtgtgtagtgatggTGGGAATGCCATATCCCAACATCAAATCCCCAGAGCTGCAGGAAAAGATGTCCTACCTCGATAAACACCTG CCTCACAGTGGAGGGAGGAGCCCTGGCCAAGCCCTTATAGAAAACCTCTGCATGAAGGCTGTCAATCAATCCATCGGTAACGATGCAATAACATTTACAATAATTACCGATTCCATAGTTGGTAAGATAGTACGATCGGTATTCATATGTATTGGACTTAATCTGCCCAAAGGAAGAGCTATCCGTCACCGTGGCGACTATTCCGCCATTGTGATGTGTGACCGACGCTACGCTCGACCCGCGACCCTCTCCAAACTACCAACGTGGATAAAAAGCcgcaccagcacacacacaacttttgGCACTGCTTTTGCTGCCTTACGGAAG TTCttcctggagaagaagaagcagcaagtGTAG
- the ddx11 gene encoding ATP-dependent DNA helicase DDX11 isoform X1: MSAGGFTNMENGRAQFPFPYQPYDIQEQFMQALYKTLDQGKVGIFESPTGTGKSLSLICGALSWLTDHEEKSRQKTAALLHEGEASLSTSSAPSSSAEPDWITDFVHKKAERDLVSKLKEEELKRKTREEKLEMIRNNVQLKYAMKRKSCEEEEAFKLLHLSKEEETEAQGDQEDEELVIAEYESDDESKTRSRFRGAEDDTDDELVEEHVNKIYYCSRTHSQLAQFVHEVQKSPFSKNISLVTLGSRQNLCINEEVLRLGSIQRINDRCVEMQKNKHAKPHHEEGAKRKRGPAKAVCPYHKAPALQQMRDSVLGTVHDIEQMLKLGRETHACPYYATRLAVPSAQLVVLPYQMLLHEATRRAAGVQLKGQVVIIDEAHNLSDTLSSIHSAEITGAQLCRAHSQLTQYADRYKSRLKAKNLMYIKQILFVIEGLVRVLGGKVGQNPQSQMTQTETELHTINNFLFKAQIDNINLFKLQRYFEKSMISRKLVGFVEKYAGSGVSLHTPSSSNKENRRTEGLTRYLQTLQSTQVNAPVSSAGQQGSEAEKVLSTSPMMQVEVFFMALTNSNTDGRVLVHRQGTLSEGSVKFLLLNPAVHFAEVLKQCRAVIIAGGTMQPFSDFKQELLFSAGVGEERITEFSCGHVIPPENILPLVLCSGPSGQELDYTFQNRDSPRMMDETGRILSNICNVVPGGVVCFFPSYEYSRRIVSHWEASGALTRLANKKKIFQEPKKANQVEQVLSEFSRCIQRCAVDAGGLTGALLFCVVGGKMSEGINFSDDLGRCVVMVGMPYPNIKSPELQEKMSYLDKHLPHSGGRSPGQALIENLCMKAVNQSIGNDAITFTIITDSIVGKIVRSVFICIGLNLPKGRAIRHRGDYSAIVMCDRRYARPATLSKLPTWIKSRTSTHTTFGTAFAALRKVRNKSAHESTHNKLLSCSKNIFICCL, from the exons ATGTCTGCGG GGGGGTTCACGAACATGGAGAATGGCAGGGCCCAGTTTCCATTTCCCTACCAGCCCTATGACATCCAGGAGCAGTTCATGCAGGCACTGTACAAGACACTTGACCAGGGCAAAGTGGGAATCTTTGAAAGTCCGACTGGAacg GGCAAGTCTCTGAGTCTAATATGTGGAGCGCTGAGCTGGCTCACAGACCATGAGGAGAAGAGCAGGCAGAAGACAGCTGCTCTGCTGCATGAAGGAGAAGCATCTCTCTCCACGTCCTCTGCCCCGAGCTCCTCAGCAGAGCCGGACTGGATCACTGATTTTGTTCACAAGAAGGCAGAACGTGACTTGGTGTCAAAGTTGAAG GAAGAAGAATTGAAAAGAAAGACGAGAGAAGAAAAATTAGAAATGATCAGAAACAATGTTCAACTTAAGTatgcaatgaaaagaaaa agctgtgaagaggaagaagcatTCAAATTGCTCCACCTCAGCAAAGAGGAAGAGACCGAGGCACAAGGCGATCAAGAAGACGAGGAGCTTGTCATTGCAGAATATGAGAGTGACGATGAGtcaaagaccaggagcag GTTTCGTGGGGCTGAGGATGACACTGACGACGAGCTGGTTGAAGAACATGTAAATAAG ATTTACTACTGCAGTCGCACACACTCCCAGTTGGCCCAATTTGTCCATGAGGTTCAAAAGAGCCCCTTCAGCAAGAACATCAGTCTGGTCACACTGGGCTCACGGCAG AATCTGTGTATCAACGAAGAGGTGCTTCGCCTGGGCAGCATCCAGCGCATTAACGACCGCTGCGTGGAGATGCAGAAGAACAAACATG CGAAGCCACATCATGAAGAAGGTGCTAAACGCAAGCGAGGCCCAGCAAAGGCCGTGTGTCCCTATCATAAAGCGCCAGCACTGCAGCAGATGAGGGACAGCGTTCTGGGGACAGTCCACGATATTGAGCAGATGCTGAAGCTGGGAAGGGAAACACATGCATGTCCATACTACGCCACTCGCCTCGCTGTTCCCTCTGCACAG TTGGTGGTGTTGCCCTATCAGATGTTGCTGCATGAGGCCACAAGGAGGGCAGCAGGGGTCCAGCTAAAGGGACAG GTGGTGATCATAGATGAAGCTCACAATCTTAGTGACACACTCTCCAGTATACACAGCGCAGAGATCACTGGAGCACAG CTTTGCCGTGCCCACTCACAGCTCACCCAGTATGCAGACCGCTATAA GAGCAGACTGAAGGCAAAGAACCTGATGTACATCAAACAGATTCTGTTTGTGATTGAAGGGCTTGTCCGGGTGCTGGGAG GTAAAGTGGGGCAGAATCCACAGAGTCAGATGACACAAACAG AAACCGAACTGCACACCATCAACAACTTCCTCTTTAAGGCTCAGATCGACAATATCAACTTGTTTAAG TTACAGAGATACTTTGAGAAGAGCATGATTAGCAGAAAA CTGGTGGGCTTTGTGGAGAAGTACGCAGGATCAGGTGTGAGTCTGCACACTCCGAGCAGCTCTAACAAGGAGAACCGGCGCACAGAGGGCCTAACCCGATACCTTCAAACACTGCAGAGCACCCAGGTCAATGCGCCAG TTTCCTCAGCGGGCCAGCAGGGGTCAGAAGCAGAGAAAGTTCTGTCTACGTCTCCCATGATGCAAGTGGAGGTTTTCTTCATGGCTCTCACCAACAGCAACACGGATGGCAGAGTATTGGTGCACAGACAAG GTACTCTGTCAGAGGGCAGTGTCAAGTTCCTGCTGTTGAACCCAGCGGTCCACTTCGCCGAGGTGCTGAAGCAGTGCAGAGCAGTTATCATCGCAGGAGGAACCATGCAGCCT TTTTCAGACTTCAAACAAGAGCTGTTGTTTTCTGCCGGAGTGGGAGAGGAGCGCATCACTGAGTTCTCCTGTG GTCATGTAATTCCTCCCGAGAACATTCTTCCCCTCGTCCTGTGCAGCGGTCCCTCCGGTCAGGAGCTGGATTATACTTTCCAAAACAGAGACTCTCCACgcatg ATGGACGAGACGGGGCGCATTCTCTCCAACATCTGTAACGTGGTCCCGGGCGGGGTCGTGTGCTTCTTCCCTTCTTACGAGTACTCGAGGCGCATCGTTTCTCACTGGGAGGCCAGCGGTGCTCTGACCCGTCTGGCTAATAAGAAGAAG ATCTTCCAGGAGCCAAAGAAAGCCAACcaggtggagcaggtgctgAGTGAGTTCTCCCGCTGTATCCAG AGGTGTGCTGTGGACGCTGGCGGGCTCACAGGAGCGTTGCTGTTCTGTGTCGTCGGAGGAAAGATGAGCGAGGGCATCAATTTTTCCGATGACCTTGGCAG gtgtgtagtgatggTGGGAATGCCATATCCCAACATCAAATCCCCAGAGCTGCAGGAAAAGATGTCCTACCTCGATAAACACCTG CCTCACAGTGGAGGGAGGAGCCCTGGCCAAGCCCTTATAGAAAACCTCTGCATGAAGGCTGTCAATCAATCCATCGGTAACGATGCAATAACATTTACAATAATTACCGATTCCATAGTTGGTAAGATAGTACGATCGGTATTCATATGTATTGGACTTAATCTGCCCAAAGGAAGAGCTATCCGTCACCGTGGCGACTATTCCGCCATTGTGATGTGTGACCGACGCTACGCTCGACCCGCGACCCTCTCCAAACTACCAACGTGGATAAAAAGCcgcaccagcacacacacaacttttgGCACTGCTTTTGCTGCCTTACGGAAGGTGAGAAACAAATCCGCTCATGAATCCACACACAACAAACTCCTGAGTTGTTccaaaaatatattcatatgttgtcTGTAA